Genomic window (candidate division WOR-3 bacterium):
CTGATCTGCCATAGCCATGAGTATATTGTAAGGAGGTAGATATGTGTAGAAACTGTGTTTGTATGATGTTGTTGATACTACTCGTTTTGGGCCTCACCATGAAAGGATTCGGGTTCGATGGCAAGAGAGGAGGGTTCATCATAGGGGGAGGCGTAGGTGCTGGCATCACATCCTACACTGGGACGGTCGAATATCTCGGTATGCAGATAACCTCTGATCGTGAGACAAAATTCTCTGGAGTGACGAACTTTCTGATTGGCGGTGGTGTAAGTAAAAACCTATTGCTCTACTATACAAACAAGGTTTCCTGGTTCTCAACTGATGAGGTGATAACCATTTTCGGGCTCAGTGGATTAGGCATAACCTACTATTTCGATCCAAAGGCTCCCAGTCCATTGCTAAAAGGTGGGTTAGGATTCTCGTCCTTTATGGCTCCGTTTGAAGACTATGAGGATTACTGGGGTTTTGGCTTCTCCCTCGGCGCTGGTTACGAATTCAGTCCACATTGGAGTGTCGAAGCAGATATTATTATGGGTTGGCCATCCTATGACAACCCATTTGGTGCATCACTTACTTTGAATACTTTTGCTGTACAGATTGGTATCCATGGAGTAGCGTACTAGATGTACGCCCGCTGTGGCAGATTGGCTACACCTAGCTCAAAATACCTGATCTAACCTCTCGAGTAAGGCTGTTAATATTCTTGGCAGCCGCATCGAGAACCAACAATGTAGCGGCACATCTGGTTTTAATAACAGGGTTCGTTCTTCAGAAACCTGAGCACCGCGTAACTTTAAGACTATCCTTATAATCTATCCCGCACCTTTCGGGCCATAACAAGGCTTTGATAGACACCGTTCTATTTGTGCTTATTTAATGTGTGGCTACATGCCTATCGCTGTAATCATATTTTATATCGGTGTAATCTATTGCCGCTGTAAGCGGCAAACGGAGAGAGAGGGATTTGAACCCCCGACCCCTTGCGGGATACGCGATTTCGAGTCGCGCGCCTTCGTCCACTCGGCCATCTCTCCTGACAGATCGTCTGATGTTTTACGGTTACGATGCCCGTTGAACTAACCGAAAAACGCAACATTATTGTTCGAGTAAGTCTGCAAATCCTTCTATTGCAGACGCATCGAGAACTAATAATTTACCGGCGTTCCGTGCTGCCGGTCTGTCATTCCCGGGTTTAGCCGGGGAATCCAGAAGACTTCTGATTGCCTTTTTCTTTCTTCCGTTTTTTTTCAAAGAAACTCTTCATCAAAGAGGCGGCTTGTGAACCAAGCACTCCTTGAGTTATTTCGACACGGTGGTTTAGTTTCGGTTCATTCACAATGTTGAAAACAGAACCGCACCCGCCGAATTTCTCATCCCGGACGCCGAATATTATACGCTTCACGCGTGCCAATACAAGTGCGCCGGCACACATTATGCAGGGTTCCACGGTTGTGAACATTTCGACGTCATTGAGGCGCCATGAACTCAGCGCATTTGCCGCAGCGGTAATTGCGAGGATCTCGGCATGGGCGGTTGGGTCTTTGAGACCCTCGGTTTGATTATGCCCGCGGCCGATTATTTGATTCTTGTAGACCGCGACCGCGCCGATGGGCACTTCATCTCTCTCAAAGGCTTTTTGCGCTTCCCTGAGCGCCTCTTTCATGAAATAATCGTCGTTCATACCTCGCTTCGCTCGTATGAGATTGCTTCGCTTGCGCTCGCAATGACGTGAGACGGTCTGTTATTGCGAACCCCGCGCAAACGGGGCGTGGCAATCTCCACCTTCACGTCTGTCATTGCGCGGAGGGTAGCGACGAAGCAATCTAAATAATGACACCCCGTTCTTCGCTGCGCTCGAACGAGGGTCTTAAATTACGCAATATCATTCTGTCATTGCGAACCCCGCAGAGCGGGGTGTGGCAATCTCAGACAAGAATTGGATCCCTTCGCCGAAGCTCAGGACTCTCAGTTCTGCAGCTACATCAAAGATGTAGGCAGAATTGGAGCGCGCCCGAGGCGAGTTGAACGCCTAACCTGCGGATCCGTAGTCCGCCGCTCTGTCCAATTGAGCTACGGGCGCAACATATTTCTCAACACTTTGCGGCACACTAACCGCTTGAGAATTTCGAATGTGCGGTATCTGTGCAGTCCGTATGAGCATTATATCCTGCAGAATCCAGCTTGTCAACCGCATCCCTCAAGCTCTTGTTTGAAAGGTGACTGTATCGCATTGTCGCCTTGATATCTCTGTGCTCCAGTAGTTCCTGCACAGTCCGAATATCGACTCCGGTCATTATTAATTCAGCCAGCTTCTTGGAAGTACTAATAGTGCAGGACAGTATATCAATCCCGCAACTGAGATTCTTTTAACCTGGTACACAGTATTATGCATACTATGGTCAATCCTGTGAGCATAAGCAAAGAGGCGGTCATGCTGCCGGTCCCGGGCGCTTTCAACATGTCCATGCCAAAAATGAAAACGATGCCAGAAATCTGTCCCATGACAAGGAGTAGATTATTGGATGTACCTTCCGGAGCTGGATAGGTTATTTCTGCACCATACTGGAAACCAATTGGACCAGCGCTTAGTAGAAAGAAACCAAAAACAAAACCCGAGCAGAGCAAAAGCGCGTAACTGGTGAAAAAAGTCATGCCAACAAGTCCCGGCGTCAACCCTATCAATGACACAAGAATAAAGGTTCTTCTCTTACGATACTTATCAGAGAAGAGTGGCATGACTATGGCACCCAAAATGCCGCCTATCAGCATCAGTCCACCTAACATCCCGGCCTGGGAAATTGAGAAGCCTCGTGGCCTCACGATGTTCTCTATCCACGTGGAGACGCTGTTGAATATACCGAGGCCTATGAAGAAAATAATCAGCAATAAGATAAAATCCTTCTGCCTGAGCATTTTCTTGAGGCCATCGAGCATCAATACTCTCTCTTCATGCCCCCGCGGGCACGGCGCGGTTGGAGGCTTTTCCCTTGCAAAGGCTGCAAACGTAATTGCCGCGGCTACTGATACTATACCGTATATGACAAGCATGCCTTGTATGCCGTATTTCATGGCAAGATAGGGAGTCAGGATCATTGCCGCGAGAATGCCGATGTATAGTGCCAGAGTCCCCAATCCTGCGGCAGTGGCCCTTTCGTTGATCGGGAACCATCGGGCAGCAACTTTGGTGATAGAACCAATTATGAAGGGTTGGCCTATGGCAATTCCGATCTGTGACGCGAAAACTACCCAGTAGTATGAGGCGAATATTCCGCGTGTCAAGGCGAAAACCGCGGTCAATAGCGCTCCTATACCTACTGCGACGCGAAATCCATATGTGTCTATTACCCAGGCGGCAGGTAATACAACCAGTATATACACCACCATGAAGCACATAGATAACAGGCCAACTGACAGATCCGACGTATTGAAGAACTGTGCTGCTTTTCCAGTGATAGGAGCAAAGGTTATCCAGAGTAACTGGGTCATACCGGCAATAAACATGAAAACCAAGAGCACAAACCACCGGTAGCTGTATAGTTTCATACTTCTTTCAACCAACATCTCTCACCTCCCAACGTTTTTACACCATACCCAAAACAAATGGTATCTATTCCATGCTCGTTTTGTTCAGCAACCACTGGCATGCATCAAGAAGCTCTTTCTGGTTTGGCGGCATATGTTCTCCCGGGGTGATTACAAGGGTGTCATTCAGATCTGCATATCCGAATTGAATATGCATCGCTCGATTGTCATCCAGATTCCAGTCATTTTCGCGGGAGATTAGATATATGCATTTGCCTGCAAGTCCTTTGCTTTCAGCATAATCTAATGCACCTTTATGGGCGCAGACCGCAACGACACCACGGAAGTTTTGTCTATGTAAGAACAAAGACAACAGCGCTTGCACACCCATTCCTGAAAAACCATATATGAAAACCCGGGATAAATCCACATTGAAGTTGCATACGAGTTTTTCGTACGTCTTCATTATATCCTGATCATTCAAATGGCCTGCCCGATGATTTCTGCTTTCGTGACAGGTTGCCACTATCATCTTCAGGCTATCGGCAACAAAGATGATTGAATCCAAATCCTCGGCAGTTGTTCCCGTGCAACTCAGCACGAGCAGGGCTGGATAGTAATCTGAGGTATTTGAATTAACGGACACGTAAAAACAATCGGAATCAGCATCGCATATAATATGATCACCTGCAGCAAAAGTAATGATGACCACCAGTGAAATGGAAAAATGAATAACTTTCTTCATTGTCCGATTATGTGTATCATAACGAATGACAGTCTGTTGTCAACATTCGGTTACTACCGCACAAGATGCGCGTCTCGCGCGAGAATAGTGCGGTCCGTATTGATCAAACCTATGACTGTGGTTGGAACGATTAAAATTTCATTGAACTCGAAAGAAATTCATTTTACTTGAATGCCCTCCTCGTATGGTGGTGGGGAGTGACAGAAGTTGTCACTCCCCCTTTTGTTTTCACGACCACGTTCTCTGGAATCACACCGGTATCTTGACATAACCCTAATATAGAATAGACTTGTATTAAGGAGGAAAGATGAAAATTTTCTATGCACTATTGGCTATTATTGCCATCGTTGGCTGCGGAAACAATGCGTCTGTTGAATTCGGCATGAACGATGAGGCGCTCTTTGACGGCGTGGCGGGTGACCTCCGCATGAGAGTTACGCAAATTGAGGCTGCCGTTGCTGGTGAATACACGATAGTATGGGAGGGCACCGAGTACGTGCAGGTTGAGCTTCAGACGTCGGATTTCGCGTCCATTACCAACGGCTATGTTGATGTTGAACCGGGAACATATTCCAGAGTCCGTATCACATTGGATTCACTGGTACATGTTCAGCAGACGGCAACGGTATCCGTGGTTGATTCCGCTTTTTCATTCATCGCCGAGGCATTTACACCGATCGTTATTAGCGAAGGCGATGAACTCGAGTTGGTTATAGTGATAAATGCGGAAACCTGGTTTAACGAAAATACAGGGGCGATTATAGAAAACCATTATCCATTTGAGGGTGCTGCGCTCCGAGTTTTCTACGGAAATTAGTGATTGAACAAATCATTAGATTTGGCAAAGTTGTATCTACTCAGGACAAAGCGAAGGAGCTTATTGGAGAAGGACGTCCGGTAGCAGTAACCGCTTTGTCACAGGAAAAAGGCAGGGGCAGGCAAGGGAGAAATTGGTATTCTCCTGAGGGAGGGCTTTACGTTTCGCTGTTGCTCTTCCCGAAGGCTCGGGTGACATCAATTCCTTTGCTTGCTTCACTGACTATCATCAGAACCCTTGAGCATTACGGGCTTTCGAATTTGTCGATCCACTGGCCGAATGATGTTCTGTTGAAGAACCATAAGATTTGCGGTGTTGTTTGCGAACGTTATCAGGATGCGGTTATTTGCGGCGTGGGATTGAACGTCAATATTGAGAAGTTCATACCGCGACTGAGTGGTGCGACAAGTCTGAGAATCGAGACCGGTCAAGCATTCGATATTGATGAAGTCCTTGAGGTTTTTCTCGCTAAGTTCAATGATCTATACGAAGAATTGCAGTTGAAAGGATTGAAGGTAAAAGAGGTACTTAATTACATATCGGGGCTTGGCGAATCGGTCGAGGTCATGACCGCCAAGGGCGTGGTACAAGGTACTGTCTGTGATATTGATGATGACTGGGCTCTACTCTTAAGGGATGAGTCGGGCATCATCAAAAAATATTACTACGGCGATGTCAGACGTCTACAATGGTAGTTGTTTTTGACATCGGCAACACGAATATTCACGTCGGCGTTTACAGGGGCAAAACCCTTGGTCGCCACTTAGTTTTCCCGACTAAGAGCAGACTGCCAAATGCAAAGATCAAGAGAATATTGACTGACAAGAAACTAAGGGGTGCTGCCATTGCTTCGGTCGTGCCCAGTGTAACAAAGCAGATCGTCAATCTATGCACAAAGTATGGCGTGTCAGTTGTAGTTGTTTCTTCAAAGATCGACTGTGGCATCACTTATGCGTATCGCGACCCGTCGACACTGGGTGCAGACCGGATTGCCGCCGTTACTGGCGCTCTGGCTCGCTTCCGGCGTGATGCGATCGTAGTGGATGCAGGGACAGCGATCACAATAGATGTAGTTCTGAGTGGAGGAGAATATCTTGGTGGGGTGATATTGCCTGGCATGCATATGCTCTCAGAAATCATGCACATAAGAACCGCACAGCTGCCTGAGGTTGTTGTTAGGAAACCGAGAAACCTTGCAGGCAGGAGCACTGAGGAATGTATCCAGTCGGGCATTTTCAACGGAACCATGATGATGGTTGGCGGTTTTATCAAAGAACTGAAGAAACAGTATGGCAGTGACTTCTTTTGTGTGTCAACCGGCGGTTCGGGCGCGCTATTAGCCAGGCACATTAAGGATATCCAGAAGTATGATGCCGACCTCGGCATGTACGGCGCTCTGGCAATATATTATCGATATGCCTAGGACTAAGAAAATAAGCAAGTTCTTGAGTGAAACCCCAGACGAAACCCGGAATGTAGCACGGGAACTCGCCCGGTCGCTAAAGCCTGGTGACGTTCTATACCTGTACGGAGAACTTGGCAGCGGTAAGACGGTTTTTGTCAAAGGTTTGTGTGAGTCGTTAGGTGTGAATGATGATGTGACGAGTCCAAGTTTTGTCATTGCCACTGAATATCACGGGAAGTATGTGATAGCGCATGTTGATCTTTACCGGCTGGACGGAAACGCAGTGACCGATCTGCCTATCGAAGAATATATTCTCGAGAAAGGTATTACCGTGATCGAATGGGCAGATCGTATCAGACGAGTGGCACAGGGAATTATCGTGAAAATGAGTATTTTGAACCACCATAAGAGAACGATTGAAATTGAAGATCTTAGGGATTGAAACATCGTCTCCAATATTCTCGTTATGTCTGAATGAGGATGAAGAGACGCTTCGGGAGTTCAGCAAGCGGCGTGAAATAGATGGCTATGGAGATGCAGAAATATTCAAGGCAGCGAAAGACATTCTCGATTCGGTTGGGGGCGAAAACATCGGTGCTATCGCAGTGAGCATCGGTCCCGGTATGTTCACTTCATTGCGTGTCGGCTTGAGCCTGGCAAAGGGTATTGCACTCGTCAACAATACGCCGCTGGCTGCGATCAATACATTGGATATAATCGGTGTACAACCTTCGCTGCCAAACTTGCGGATGACGGCTGTGGTGAATGCTTACCGCGGTGAGGTATATGCAGCATTCTATGACAGTGGTAAGCGAGTTAGTGATTATCTTCTTGTGACCCCCCAAAAACTATTAGAAATGGTCGGGGAACAAGCAATCATTATCGGTCCTGGAGTGGATGCTGTTGCCGGGGCTGGACCGGTCCGTTCTGATATCGAACTCAGAAGGGACGAAAAATACCTGCCCACTGCTAAAGGGGTAGTCTCGCTGGCGCTGCCCCGCATACGGAAAAGCGATTTCGACGATATCCATTTTCTCGAGCCATATTATATTAAGAAGACCGATGCCGAAAGAAATTATGCTAAGGATAATGCGCTTTGACGATCTGGATGGCGTGGTCGAGATCGAAAGGCGCGTGTTTCCAAATCCGTGGCCGCGTTATTTCTTTGAAAAGGACCTGGAGTCAGGAAACGCCGTTGCCCTTGTCGTTGAAGATAGCGGTAAGGTGGTCGGCTACGCGCTCGGTGCATGTATTGATGTCGCACTGCACATATCAAATATCGCAGTAGATACAGATTTTCAACGGCAGGGATTGGGCAGCAAAATGCTTCGCGAGATGGAGAACGTGGCGGTGGAGCGAGGTTGTGGTTATGCTTACCTCGAGGTGAGAACCACCAATGTCGCGGCGATAAATATGTACAAGAGCAAAGGTTATGATATTTTGTATACAAGAAAGAGATATTATTTAGATGGCAACGATGCATATGTAATGCATAAGGAGTTAAAATGAACCTATTTTTGGCAATGATCGTATTCTGCGGTCTTGATGTGTATTTTTTGAAGGATTCTCCCGACCTGCTCGTAAGGATGATCCCTGAGCATGGAGTCGAACAGCTGACCTTGAAATACAGCTTCAGTGGAGATATGTGGGGCTCAATGGTTGTTCAAAAACAGGGACAGTTCTTCGACGCCAAGATCAGAACACCGCTTGATGCCAGAATAGTCGGGCTCTACGTAGTGTACGACGATGGTAAGGTCGATGACAAAGAAGGGCAGTTATACCTCTACGAATTGAGCATATACCCGCGGATGCTCATGCCCTTTTCAGTCGCCGACCTTGAGGTGGTCATCGCGCAAGCAGACAAGAAGATTGCATCGAAGACGCACGTCGACGAGGCTATCACATTGCTCGGTTATGTTGATGGTATACTGAGTGTGCTGCCGGTCGTGCCCGACTCACCCGGCGAGACACGCAAGAACATGCTGCAGGAAGAAGTGAATAGGTTGAAGGTTTTGGTCGGGAGGTAGAAATAAGTTGAACTCCTCGGGCAGGACTCGAACCTGCAACCCTCCGGTTACATTGACCTCCAACTTTCATTGGAGAATGGACTATCTCATTTCCGTTACTGTACAATTACAGTAAGACGGAATCGGGCGCTTCCCAGTCGCATCAAGCGAAAGGTACTTCCTCACGGAATAGTCTCTGCACCTGCTCCACATGATCCTTAGAAATGTGGAGATTGGCTCAGGGTTACCATATCCGAATTTGAAATTGCCGCGTCGTCCCTCGATGCACTCGGGACTCTTCGCAATGACAAAAAAGTGACTTAGGTTTCCCTGAATTCACCCGATTTTTCAACCGCGATTTCTCGCGGAAGCTGCATGAACCCGGCATGAACCTCACGATGACAATTGGCGCAAAGCATAACGCACTTGTCGAGTTCGACCTTCACTCTTTCCCAACTGCGCGTATACCCCTTCTGCGATATTCCGAAGTCTTTATTACCATTGGTTCTGTGGTGAAATTCCAGTGCGTCTGGGCAACGGTCATATCCGCAGATTTCGCAGCGGCCGCCTTTGTAAGAGATTGCTTTTCTTCGCGTATTCTTCCTTTTCCGGCGGACGGCCTCTATCATGTATTTTCTTCTATCCGAATAGCGCCTTATGTCACGCATATGTTCACAATCCTTGTTTTCATTACAGCCGGATGCTCTACCATTGAGCTACCGAGGATTAGTCTAATTATACGAATATTGATGCTTTTGTCAATCCGTTGAACGCAAGGCATGGCGAAACTATCGTGTTTTTCTGCTATATCTCGATACTTTCCGGATCGTTGTCCGAGTGGATGACGCGCCACTCATTCTCTTCCCGGTCAAAATCTGCAATTTCATCGAGCGGCAGTTTCAGGTATTTGCCTTCGGCGGTCGCAGCGATTTCACCATCACTCAATATCAATTCACCGGTCCCTTCGAAGAAGCGGCTGCCTTCTTTTGTTATCCGGCCGATGACGGTGATCTCACCATCGAGCGGCATCGGTTTCTTGAAACGGGTCTTTATCTCGATCGTGACACCCCACACTTCCTCGTCGTGATGCATTAGGATGGCCCGGCCGATCGTCTCGTCGAGGATCGCCGCGGCAATACCGCCGTGCAGACGGTTTGGATAACTCTGGTGTTCTTCACATGGCTTGAATACTGCGATCAATTCCTTCGTCTCAGTTTCATAGAAGAATGTTTTGAGTCCCAACGGGTTCTTCATACCACATACCAGACACATTTTTGAATTCGGTTGTTTACCGGTTATTTTATATTTC
Coding sequences:
- the tadA gene encoding tRNA adenosine(34) deaminase TadA; the encoded protein is MNDDYFMKEALREAQKAFERDEVPIGAVAVYKNQIIGRGHNQTEGLKDPTAHAEILAITAAANALSSWRLNDVEMFTTVEPCIMCAGALVLARVKRIIFGVRDEKFGGCGSVFNIVNEPKLNHRVEITQGVLGSQAASLMKSFFEKKRKKEKGNQKSSGFPG
- a CDS encoding MFS transporter, giving the protein MLVERSMKLYSYRWFVLLVFMFIAGMTQLLWITFAPITGKAAQFFNTSDLSVGLLSMCFMVVYILVVLPAAWVIDTYGFRVAVGIGALLTAVFALTRGIFASYYWVVFASQIGIAIGQPFIIGSITKVAARWFPINERATAAGLGTLALYIGILAAMILTPYLAMKYGIQGMLVIYGIVSVAAAITFAAFAREKPPTAPCPRGHEERVLMLDGLKKMLRQKDFILLLIIFFIGLGIFNSVSTWIENIVRPRGFSISQAGMLGGLMLIGGILGAIVMPLFSDKYRKRRTFILVSLIGLTPGLVGMTFFTSYALLLCSGFVFGFFLLSAGPIGFQYGAEITYPAPEGTSNNLLLVMGQISGIVFIFGMDMLKAPGTGSMTASLLMLTGLTIVCIILCTRLKESQLRD
- a CDS encoding biotin--[acetyl-CoA-carboxylase] ligase, encoding MIEQIIRFGKVVSTQDKAKELIGEGRPVAVTALSQEKGRGRQGRNWYSPEGGLYVSLLLFPKARVTSIPLLASLTIIRTLEHYGLSNLSIHWPNDVLLKNHKICGVVCERYQDAVICGVGLNVNIEKFIPRLSGATSLRIETGQAFDIDEVLEVFLAKFNDLYEELQLKGLKVKEVLNYISGLGESVEVMTAKGVVQGTVCDIDDDWALLLRDESGIIKKYYYGDVRRLQW
- a CDS encoding type III pantothenate kinase: MVVVFDIGNTNIHVGVYRGKTLGRHLVFPTKSRLPNAKIKRILTDKKLRGAAIASVVPSVTKQIVNLCTKYGVSVVVVSSKIDCGITYAYRDPSTLGADRIAAVTGALARFRRDAIVVDAGTAITIDVVLSGGEYLGGVILPGMHMLSEIMHIRTAQLPEVVVRKPRNLAGRSTEECIQSGIFNGTMMMVGGFIKELKKQYGSDFFCVSTGGSGALLARHIKDIQKYDADLGMYGALAIYYRYA
- the tsaE gene encoding tRNA (adenosine(37)-N6)-threonylcarbamoyltransferase complex ATPase subunit type 1 TsaE: MPRTKKISKFLSETPDETRNVARELARSLKPGDVLYLYGELGSGKTVFVKGLCESLGVNDDVTSPSFVIATEYHGKYVIAHVDLYRLDGNAVTDLPIEEYILEKGITVIEWADRIRRVAQGIIVKMSILNHHKRTIEIEDLRD
- the tsaB gene encoding tRNA (adenosine(37)-N6)-threonylcarbamoyltransferase complex dimerization subunit type 1 TsaB, whose product is MKLKILGIETSSPIFSLCLNEDEETLREFSKRREIDGYGDAEIFKAAKDILDSVGGENIGAIAVSIGPGMFTSLRVGLSLAKGIALVNNTPLAAINTLDIIGVQPSLPNLRMTAVVNAYRGEVYAAFYDSGKRVSDYLLVTPQKLLEMVGEQAIIIGPGVDAVAGAGPVRSDIELRRDEKYLPTAKGVVSLALPRIRKSDFDDIHFLEPYYIKKTDAERNYAKDNAL
- the rimI gene encoding ribosomal protein S18-alanine N-acetyltransferase, with protein sequence MPKEIMLRIMRFDDLDGVVEIERRVFPNPWPRYFFEKDLESGNAVALVVEDSGKVVGYALGACIDVALHISNIAVDTDFQRQGLGSKMLREMENVAVERGCGYAYLEVRTTNVAAINMYKSKGYDILYTRKRYYLDGNDAYVMHKELK
- a CDS encoding HNH endonuclease; the encoded protein is MIEAVRRKRKNTRRKAISYKGGRCEICGYDRCPDALEFHHRTNGNKDFGISQKGYTRSWERVKVELDKCVMLCANCHREVHAGFMQLPREIAVEKSGEFRET
- a CDS encoding PaaI family thioesterase, translated to MKYKITGKQPNSKMCLVCGMKNPLGLKTFFYETETKELIAVFKPCEEHQSYPNRLHGGIAAAILDETIGRAILMHHDEEVWGVTIEIKTRFKKPMPLDGEITVIGRITKEGSRFFEGTGELILSDGEIAATAEGKYLKLPLDEIADFDREENEWRVIHSDNDPESIEI